Proteins from a single region of Salinibacter grassmerensis:
- a CDS encoding M14 family zinc carboxypeptidase, producing MPSPSRLLPIVLAVLFVVAPAGAQPADLTPERFSFDPDLAYDSSIPSPEDALGYDMGTQFTLHADAVDYLRTLADASDRVRMGTYGETYEDRTLPYLVLTSGANQGRLDRLKRNSRRLSDPASLSASARDRLLQNQPVFVSYSYNIHGNEPASTEAALQVAYRLAAAQDDSTRALLRDAVVIMYPTVNPDGRDRYAYWARSMQRAQVATEPSDIVHDEPWPQGRTNHYWFDLNRDWVWNVHPEMEGLTGVYQEFMPQVHADYHEQGYNDHYFTMPGTTPRNPILPDRYVALADTFGRANVEAFDQNQVAYFTREAFDFFYPSYGSSYPSVMGGIGMLTEQAGIGAGRAVENNDGYTLTFRQRVHDHYATSLATIEASVENRRSLLQYDLNAHSQASNSIETAAYVFPDDQGTGYLYDVLDMLRHHGIDVERTTEASRLDNALDYRTGERTDRRVDAGAYVVPTDQPRHLFVNTLLQRQVAFQDSVMYDMSTWSAPLAYNLEAYSTRESVEAGTESVETAPTPEARVTNSDAQYAFVVEWNQRHAPRALSALWDAGYRVRAAHEPFGTGARSFGAGSLVVLLGRNPDHDNPAADMRRIASEAGVEIVGLDTGRMAEGPDLGSADNAPVKPPEVGMLVDQPFSTYTSGQIWYLFDQETELPVTRIRASNLEESATGGGRYARYGKASLDELDVLILPGGYGIDAVFDSARVEDLREWVRDGGTLVGTEESARFLTADASGLTGVEAMPDTTNSPVGPYTSYAARDDSSGLDYVPGAALTGRLDATHPLTYGIGDAVYTLKYGVSGLEPSPDLQTAGHYGRDAEDLLVSGYASQENLKQMAGKSFAGTVEMGEGRVVLLVDNTQYRMFWRGPSRMMQNAVMLVPGLVD from the coding sequence ATGCCGTCTCCGTCCCGCCTCCTCCCGATCGTGCTGGCCGTCCTGTTCGTGGTTGCCCCTGCCGGGGCCCAGCCCGCCGACCTGACGCCGGAGCGCTTCTCGTTTGACCCAGACCTTGCCTACGACAGCAGCATCCCCTCGCCCGAGGACGCGCTCGGCTACGACATGGGGACGCAGTTTACCCTCCACGCCGACGCGGTGGACTACCTGCGCACGCTGGCCGACGCGTCCGACCGTGTCCGGATGGGTACCTACGGCGAGACCTACGAGGACCGCACCTTGCCCTATCTCGTCCTCACGAGTGGGGCGAACCAGGGGCGTCTTGATCGGCTCAAGCGCAACAGCCGGCGCCTTTCGGACCCGGCGAGCCTGTCGGCGTCGGCCCGGGACCGACTGCTTCAGAACCAGCCGGTGTTCGTCTCCTACAGCTACAACATCCACGGCAACGAGCCAGCCTCGACGGAGGCGGCCCTGCAGGTGGCCTACCGCCTCGCCGCGGCCCAGGACGATAGTACCCGGGCACTCCTGCGGGACGCAGTCGTGATCATGTATCCCACCGTCAATCCCGATGGCCGTGACCGCTACGCCTACTGGGCCCGCTCGATGCAGCGTGCGCAGGTGGCTACCGAGCCGTCCGACATCGTCCACGACGAGCCGTGGCCGCAGGGGCGGACCAATCACTACTGGTTTGACCTCAACCGCGACTGGGTGTGGAACGTGCACCCTGAGATGGAGGGCCTGACCGGTGTGTACCAGGAGTTCATGCCGCAGGTGCACGCCGACTACCACGAGCAGGGCTACAACGACCACTACTTCACCATGCCCGGCACCACGCCGCGCAATCCGATCCTGCCGGACCGCTACGTGGCCCTGGCCGACACCTTCGGACGCGCCAACGTCGAGGCGTTCGACCAGAACCAGGTCGCCTACTTTACCCGCGAAGCGTTTGACTTCTTCTACCCCAGCTACGGATCCTCCTACCCCAGCGTGATGGGGGGCATCGGTATGCTGACGGAGCAGGCCGGCATTGGGGCGGGCCGGGCCGTCGAGAACAACGACGGCTACACGCTTACCTTCCGCCAGCGCGTTCACGATCACTATGCCACCTCGCTGGCGACGATCGAGGCGTCCGTCGAGAACCGGCGGTCGTTGTTGCAATATGACCTCAACGCCCACTCGCAGGCGAGCAACTCGATCGAAACCGCCGCCTACGTCTTTCCCGACGATCAGGGAACCGGCTACCTCTACGATGTGCTCGACATGCTCCGCCACCACGGCATCGACGTGGAACGCACGACGGAGGCCAGCCGCCTCGACAATGCGCTCGACTACCGCACTGGCGAGCGAACGGATCGTCGGGTGGATGCGGGGGCGTACGTCGTGCCCACCGACCAGCCGCGCCACCTCTTCGTAAACACGCTCCTACAGCGCCAGGTGGCGTTCCAGGACTCGGTGATGTACGACATGTCCACGTGGTCGGCCCCGCTGGCGTACAACCTGGAGGCGTACAGCACCCGCGAGTCGGTCGAGGCAGGAACGGAGTCTGTGGAGACCGCTCCCACACCGGAGGCCAGGGTTACGAATTCCGACGCGCAGTACGCATTCGTCGTGGAGTGGAACCAACGCCACGCCCCCCGCGCCCTGTCGGCCCTCTGGGACGCCGGGTATCGGGTGCGGGCGGCCCACGAGCCGTTCGGCACTGGGGCGCGATCGTTCGGGGCCGGCTCCCTCGTCGTCCTCCTGGGGCGCAATCCGGACCACGACAACCCCGCGGCCGACATGCGGCGCATCGCGTCGGAGGCCGGCGTCGAGATCGTCGGGTTGGATACCGGTCGGATGGCGGAAGGGCCCGATCTTGGCTCAGCCGACAACGCCCCGGTGAAGCCCCCCGAAGTGGGCATGCTCGTCGACCAGCCTTTCTCCACCTACACGAGCGGACAGATCTGGTATCTGTTCGACCAGGAGACCGAGCTGCCCGTGACTCGCATCCGGGCGTCCAACCTGGAGGAGTCGGCGACGGGAGGCGGACGTTATGCCCGCTACGGCAAGGCGTCCCTCGACGAGCTTGATGTGCTCATCCTGCCCGGCGGGTATGGGATTGACGCCGTCTTCGACTCGGCCCGCGTTGAGGACCTGCGCGAGTGGGTGCGTGACGGCGGTACGCTCGTGGGCACCGAAGAGAGTGCCCGGTTCCTGACGGCGGACGCCTCTGGCCTGACCGGCGTGGAGGCAATGCCAGACACGACCAACAGTCCCGTCGGGCCGTACACCTCGTACGCGGCCCGGGACGATTCGAGTGGGCTCGACTACGTGCCCGGGGCGGCCCTTACCGGACGCCTTGACGCCACCCACCCGCTCACGTACGGGATTGGGGACGCGGTCTACACGCTGAAATACGGCGTCTCCGGCCTGGAGCCAAGCCCGGACCTCCAGACGGCCGGCCACTACGGGAGGGACGCCGAAGATCTGCTCGTGAGCGGCTACGCCTCGCAGGAGAATCTGAAACAGATGGCTGGCAAATCGTTCGCCGGTACCGTTGAGATGGGAGAGGGGCGGGTCGTG